A genomic segment from Nicotiana sylvestris chromosome 1, ASM39365v2, whole genome shotgun sequence encodes:
- the LOC104210004 gene encoding protein WHAT'S THIS FACTOR 1 homolog, chloroplastic: MEPKFLLSTASKPFASNGAFPFSLSHKSSFLHKTRLCPVTHLAISAEHLGKTQILGKSVSFGDNNVSLCNLRKARVEKTPFLGKSLSFREKNESLCNLRKTQVPNFPIRAAGAVKRRKELPFDNVIQRDKKLKLVMKIRKILVSQPDRIMSLRELGRYRRALGLEKKRRFIALLKKFPGVFEIMEEGAYSLKFKMTPEAERLYLEEMKIRNEMEDLLVVKLRKLLMMSLDKRILLEKIGHLKTDLGLPLEFQDTICRRYPQYFKVVSTGRGPALELTHWDPELAVSAAQIAEEETRQRELEEKNLIIDRPPRFNRVKLPKGLKLSKGEMRRISQFRDIPYISPYEDFSGIRPGTPEKEKHACGVVHELLSLTVEKRTLVDHLTHFREEFKFSQQLRGMLIRHPDMFYVSLKGDRDSVFLREAYHDSHLIEKNRLLLIKEKLRSLVSVTRFNRRGTPQTDSDEAGKPESKYRSDADEGEEWSDIDNLGSDGFDDDDDDDDDDDGDLDDDWSDDGDDIPPDFSDDEGTVNLEDSKPTKQVNGAKKKEEKILIPVYPDGRPRERW; this comes from the coding sequence ATGGAACCCAAGTTTCTACTTTCCACAGCATCAAAACCCTTTGCTTCAAATGGAGCTTTTCCTTTTTCCCTTTCCCATAAATCATCTTTTCTTCATAAAACCAGACTTTGTCCAGTGACCCATCTGGCTATATCAGCAGAGCATTTAGGAAAGACTCAAATTTTGGGCAAAAGTGTATCGTTTGGAGATAACAATGTATCTTTGTGTAATTTAAGGAAAGCCCGGGTAGAAAAGACTCCATTTTTGGGCAAAAGTTTATCTTTTAGAGAAAAGAATGAATCTTTATGTAATTTAAGGAAAACCCAGGTGCCGAATTTTCCCATTAGAGCAGCTGGTGCTGTGAAGAGAAGGAAAGAGCTTCCTTTTGATAATGTGATTCAAAGGGACAAGAAGTTGAAATTGGTTATGAAGATTAGGAAGATTCTAGTGAGTCAGCCTGATAGAATTATGTCGCTTCGCGAATTGGGTAGGTATAGAAGAGCATTGGGTCTGGAGAAGAAAAGGAGATTTATTGCTTTATTGAAGAAATTTCCTGGTGTGTTTGAAATTATGGAAGAAGGGGCTTACTCACTTAAGTTCAAAATGACTCCTGAGGCCGAGAGGCTTTACTTGGAGGAAATGAAGATTAGGAATGAAATGGAGGATTTGTTGGTTGTCAAGTTGAGGAAACTATTGATGATGTCTTTGGACAAGCGGATTCTGTTGGAGAAGATTGGACATCTGAAAACTGATTTAGGGCTTCCTTTAGAATTTCAGGATACAATCTGTAGGCGATATCCACAATACTTCAAGGTAGTTTCAACTGGACGAGGGCCGGCATTGGAGTTGACTCATTGGGACCCTGAGCTTGCTGTTTCTGCTGCACAGATTGCAGAAGAGGAGACTAGGCAAAGAGAGCTGGAAGAGAAGAATTTGATCATCGATAGACCACCAAGGTTCAATAGGGTGAAGCTTCCTAAGGGTCTTAAGCTTTCAAAGGGTGAGATGAGAAGGATTAGTCAGTTTAGAGACATTCCTTACATTTCTCCTTATGAGGATTTCTCTGGAATAAGGCCTGGTACTCCGGAGAAAGAGAAACACGCATGTGGTGTGGTTCATGAACTTCTGAGCCTCACAGTCGAGAAGAGGACTCTCGTTGATCACCTTACTCATTTTAGGGAAGAATTTAAATTCTCTCAACAGCTGAGAGGCATGCTGATAAGGCATCCCGATATGTTCTATGTCTCTTTGAAAGGGGATCGGGATTCAGTTTTTCTCCGTGAAGCTTATCATGATTCACACTTGATAGAAAAGAACAGGTTATTGCTTATCAAGGAAAAGCTTCGCTCCCTTGTTTCAGTGACGAGATTCAACCGGAGAGGCACTCCACAAACTGATTCTGATGAAGCAGGAAAACCAGAGTCCAAATATCGAAGTGATGCTGATGAAGGTGAAGAGTGGTCTGACATTGATAACTTAGGGAGTGacggatttgatgatgatgatgatgacgacgacgacgacgacggaGATTTGGATGATGACTGGAGTGATGATGGTGATGATATACCTCCCGACTTCAGTGATGATGAAGGCACTGTTAATCTAGAAGATAGCAAACCAACTAAACAAGTTAATGGTgcaaagaagaaggaagaaaagatTCTGATCCCTGTTTATCCAGATGGCCGCCCCAGGGAACGCTGGTGA